The following coding sequences are from one Nilaparvata lugens isolate BPH chromosome 4, ASM1435652v1, whole genome shotgun sequence window:
- the LOC120350930 gene encoding ATP synthase-coupling factor 6, mitochondrial translates to MLATQLFSELRTHLPMVLKRNLAVSYVAAQKASDPIQQIFLDKLREYKAKSDGGKQLVDMTPEIQRELKAELARLNAQYGGKDGEDMTKFPSITFPDQKIDPVK, encoded by the exons ATGCTCGCCACACAACTTTTTTCGGAATTGAGAACTCATCTGCCAATGGTGTTGAAACGCAACTTGGCCGTCTCCTATGTTGCAGCCCAGAAAGCCTCTGATCCTATCCAGCAAATTTTCCTTGATAAGCTCCGTGAATACAAAGCCAAGAGCGA TGGAGGCAAACAATTGGTCGACATGACACCAGAAATCCAACGCGAACTGAAGGCTGAACTTGCCAGGCTAAATGCTCAGTACGGCGGAAAGGATGGTGAAGACATGACCAAGTTCCCATCAATAACCTTCCCAG